The nucleotide window CGCTCTCCCCGCCAATGCCCCAGTTGTCCGTTTCTACTTCTTCTATCACAACTACGGTCGTTTGGGGATTCTTCCCGAGAACCTTCACGAGGAGATCGGTCACTCCCCTGATCAGGGCCGCTTTCTGTTCCCTTGTCGCCCCATCCTTCGTAATCTTGACGTTCACAAACGGCATGGCCACCCTCCTCAATCGTATTCCTGACGCCCCACCAAGTAG belongs to Thermodesulfovibrionales bacterium and includes:
- a CDS encoding 4-oxalocrotonate tautomerase family protein; protein product: MPFVNVKITKDGATREQKAALIRGVTDLLVKVLGKNPQTTVVVIEEVETDNWGIGGESVTERRKK